In a single window of the Streptomyces sp. HUAS ZL42 genome:
- a CDS encoding YceI family protein — MGIFGRKNTTETAAVPAAVNPDLAALTGEYAIDASHTTIGFVARHAMVTNVKGKFLDFTGSLYLDGTDPARSTASIDVKMDSIDTGSADRDGHLKSADFFKIEEFPTMTFRSTGAEALGGDDYRITGDLTILGVTKPLTIDLEFNGAAKDPFGNERVGFEGKAEILRSEWGLTWNAALETGGVLISDKIKLNFDISAIKNA; from the coding sequence ATGGGCATCTTCGGCCGCAAGAACACCACCGAGACCGCCGCCGTCCCCGCCGCCGTGAACCCGGACCTCGCCGCCCTGACCGGTGAGTACGCGATCGACGCGTCCCACACCACGATCGGGTTCGTCGCGCGCCACGCGATGGTCACCAACGTCAAGGGCAAGTTCCTCGACTTCACCGGTTCGCTGTACCTCGACGGCACCGACCCGGCCCGGTCCACGGCCTCCATCGACGTCAAGATGGACAGCATCGACACGGGTTCCGCGGACCGCGACGGCCATCTGAAGAGCGCGGACTTCTTCAAGATCGAGGAGTTCCCGACGATGACCTTCCGCTCCACCGGGGCGGAGGCCCTCGGCGGCGACGACTACCGGATCACCGGAGACCTGACCATCCTCGGCGTCACCAAGCCCCTCACCATCGACCTGGAGTTCAACGGCGCCGCGAAGGACCCCTTCGGCAACGAGCGCGTCGGCTTCGAGGGCAAGGCGGAGATCCTGCGCTCCGAGTGGGGCCTGACCTGGAACGCGGCCCTGGAGACGGGCGGCGTCCTGATCTCCGACAAGATCAAGCTGAACTTCGACATCTCGGCGATCAAGAACGCGTGA
- a CDS encoding acyl-CoA carboxylase subunit beta, with product MTVLEETTGESTEEPSGEPTDARGRVAELHGIRAQALAGPSEKATQAQHAKGKLTARERIELLLDPGSFREVEQLRRHRATGFGLEAKKPYTDGVITGWGTVEGRTVFVYAHDFRIFGGALGEAHATKIHKIMDMAIAAGAPLVSLNDGAGARIQEGVSALAGYGGIFQRNTKASGVIPQISVMLGPCAGGAAYSPALTDFVFMVRDTSQMFITGPDVVKAVTGEEITQNGLGGADVHAETSGVCHFAYDDEETCIAEVRYLLSLLPQNNRENPPRVESTDAVERRSDVLLDLVPADGNRPYDMAKVIEEIVDDGEYLEVHERWARNIICALARLDGQVVGIVANQPQTLAGVLDIEASEKAARFVQMCDAFNIPIVTFLDVPGFLPGVDQEHGGIIRHGAKLLYAYCNATVPRISLILRKAYGGAYIVMDSQSIGADLTYAWPTNEIAVMGAEGAANVIFRRQIAEAEDPEAMRARMVKEYKSELMHPYYAAERGLVDDVIDPAETREVLIRSLAMLQSKHADLPSRKHGNPPQ from the coding sequence ATGACCGTTTTGGAAGAGACGACGGGTGAGTCGACCGAGGAGCCCAGCGGGGAGCCGACCGACGCGCGCGGCCGGGTCGCCGAGCTGCACGGGATCCGCGCGCAGGCCCTGGCGGGTCCGAGCGAGAAGGCGACCCAGGCGCAGCACGCCAAGGGCAAGCTGACCGCCCGGGAGCGCATCGAGCTGCTCCTGGACCCGGGGTCCTTCCGTGAGGTCGAGCAGCTGCGCCGGCACCGGGCCACCGGTTTCGGTCTGGAGGCCAAGAAGCCGTACACCGACGGTGTCATCACCGGCTGGGGCACGGTGGAGGGCCGCACGGTCTTCGTCTACGCCCACGACTTCCGCATCTTCGGCGGCGCGCTGGGCGAGGCGCACGCCACCAAGATCCACAAGATCATGGACATGGCCATCGCGGCCGGTGCCCCCCTGGTGTCCCTGAACGACGGTGCCGGTGCCCGTATCCAGGAGGGCGTCTCCGCCCTCGCCGGCTACGGCGGCATCTTCCAGCGCAACACCAAGGCGAGTGGCGTCATCCCGCAGATCAGCGTCATGCTCGGCCCGTGCGCGGGCGGTGCGGCGTACAGCCCCGCCCTGACGGACTTCGTGTTCATGGTCCGCGACACGTCCCAGATGTTCATCACCGGGCCTGACGTGGTGAAGGCGGTCACCGGCGAGGAGATCACCCAGAACGGCCTGGGCGGCGCGGATGTGCACGCCGAGACCAGCGGCGTCTGCCACTTCGCCTACGACGACGAGGAGACGTGCATCGCCGAGGTGCGCTACCTCCTGTCGCTGCTGCCCCAGAACAACCGCGAGAACCCGCCGCGGGTGGAGTCCACGGACGCCGTCGAGCGCCGCAGCGACGTACTGCTGGACCTGGTCCCGGCGGACGGCAACCGTCCGTACGACATGGCCAAGGTCATCGAGGAGATCGTCGACGACGGCGAGTACCTGGAGGTCCACGAGCGCTGGGCGCGCAACATCATCTGCGCGCTGGCCCGCCTCGACGGTCAGGTGGTCGGCATCGTGGCGAACCAGCCGCAGACCCTCGCGGGCGTGCTGGACATCGAGGCTTCGGAAAAAGCTGCACGCTTTGTCCAGATGTGTGATGCTTTTAACATCCCGATCGTCACTTTCCTGGACGTACCGGGGTTCCTTCCCGGTGTCGACCAGGAGCACGGCGGCATCATCCGCCACGGCGCGAAGCTGCTCTACGCCTACTGCAACGCGACCGTGCCGCGGATTTCGCTGATCCTGCGCAAGGCGTACGGCGGTGCCTACATCGTCATGGACAGCCAGTCCATCGGTGCGGACCTCACCTACGCCTGGCCGACGAACGAGATCGCCGTGATGGGCGCCGAAGGTGCCGCCAACGTCATCTTCCGGCGTCAGATCGCCGAGGCCGAGGACCCCGAGGCCATGCGGGCCCGCATGGTCAAGGAGTACAAGTCCGAGCTGATGCACCCGTACTACGCGGCCGAGCGCGGCCTGGTCGACGACGTCATCGACCCGGCGGAGACGCGCGAGGTACTCATCCGCTCCTTGGCGATGCTGCAGTCGAAGCACGCCGATCTGCCCTCCCGCAAGCACGGCAACCCCCCGCAGTAA
- the cimA gene encoding citramalate synthase produces the protein MTASSELDDSFHVFDTTLRDGAQREGINLTVADKLAIARHLDDFGVGFIEGGWPGANPRDTEFFARAQQEIDFQHAQLVAFGATRRAGAKASEDPQVKALLDSGAPVITLVAKSHDRHVELALRTTLDENLEMVRDTVSFLKGEGRRVFVDCEHFFDGYRANPEYAKAVVRTASEAGADVVILCDTNGGMLPAQVQAVVSTVLADTGARLGIHAQDDTGCAVANTLAAVDAGATHVQCTANGYGERVGNANLFPVVAALELKYGKKVLPEGKLREMTRISHAIAEVVNLTPSTHQPYVGVSAFAHKAGLHASAIKVDPDLYQHIDPELVGNTMRMLVSDMAGRASVELKGKELGIDLGGDRELVGRVVERVKERELKGYTYEAADASFELLLRTEVQGGKPLRYFEVESWRAIVEDRPDGTHANEATVKLWAKGERIVATAEGNGPVNALDRALRVALEKIYPQLAKLDLVDYKVRILEGVHGTQSTTRVLISTTDGSGEWSTVGVAENVIAASWQALEDAYTYGLLRAGVEPAE, from the coding sequence ATGACCGCATCCAGCGAGCTCGACGATTCGTTTCACGTCTTCGACACCACTCTGCGCGACGGCGCCCAGCGGGAGGGCATCAACCTCACCGTCGCCGACAAGCTCGCCATCGCACGGCACCTGGACGACTTCGGCGTGGGCTTCATCGAGGGCGGCTGGCCCGGCGCCAACCCGCGGGACACCGAGTTCTTCGCCCGCGCGCAGCAGGAGATCGACTTCCAGCACGCCCAGTTGGTCGCCTTCGGCGCCACCCGGCGCGCCGGTGCCAAGGCCTCCGAGGACCCGCAGGTCAAGGCGCTCCTGGACTCGGGCGCCCCGGTGATCACCCTCGTCGCGAAGTCGCACGACCGCCATGTCGAGCTGGCCCTGCGCACGACGCTGGACGAGAACCTCGAGATGGTCCGCGACACGGTGTCCTTCCTGAAGGGAGAGGGCCGCCGGGTCTTCGTGGACTGCGAGCACTTCTTCGACGGCTACCGGGCCAACCCGGAGTACGCGAAGGCGGTCGTACGGACGGCCTCGGAGGCCGGCGCGGACGTGGTGATCCTCTGCGACACCAACGGCGGCATGCTGCCGGCACAGGTCCAGGCGGTCGTCTCCACGGTCCTGGCGGACACCGGCGCCCGCCTCGGCATCCACGCCCAGGACGACACGGGCTGCGCGGTCGCCAACACCCTCGCCGCGGTGGACGCGGGCGCCACCCACGTCCAGTGCACGGCCAACGGCTACGGCGAGCGGGTCGGCAACGCCAACCTGTTCCCGGTGGTCGCGGCACTCGAGCTGAAGTACGGCAAGAAGGTCCTGCCCGAGGGCAAGCTCCGCGAGATGACGAGGATCTCGCACGCGATCGCGGAGGTCGTGAACCTCACGCCGTCCACGCACCAGCCGTACGTGGGCGTGTCCGCCTTCGCCCACAAGGCGGGCCTGCACGCCTCCGCCATCAAGGTCGACCCGGACCTGTACCAGCACATCGACCCGGAGCTGGTCGGCAACACCATGCGCATGCTGGTGTCGGACATGGCGGGCCGGGCCTCCGTCGAGCTCAAGGGCAAGGAACTCGGCATCGACCTGGGCGGCGACCGCGAGTTGGTCGGCCGGGTCGTGGAGCGCGTCAAGGAGCGCGAGCTCAAGGGCTACACGTACGAGGCGGCGGACGCGTCGTTCGAGCTGCTGCTGCGCACGGAGGTGCAGGGCGGCAAGCCCCTGCGCTACTTCGAGGTCGAGTCCTGGCGGGCCATCGTCGAGGACCGCCCCGACGGCACCCACGCCAACGAGGCCACGGTCAAACTGTGGGCGAAGGGCGAGCGCATCGTGGCGACGGCGGAGGGCAACGGCCCCGTCAACGCCCTCGACCGCGCGCTCCGGGTGGCCCTGGAGAAGATCTATCCCCAGCTCGCCAAGCTGGACCTCGTCGACTACAAGGTCCGCATCCTGGAGGGCGTGCACGGCACCCAGTCCACCACCCGGGTCCTGATCTCCACCACGGACGGCAGCGGCGAGTGGTCCACGGTCGGCGTGGCGGAGAACGTGATCGCGGCGTCGTGGCAGGCGCTGGAGGACGCGTACACGTACGGGCTGCTGCGGGCGGGAGTGGAGCCGGCCGAGTGA
- a CDS encoding purple acid phosphatase family protein codes for MSMAEQYEYLRTKLSRRRTLVTAGAVAGGLLTGCSGAQGSSAPTRSVSPLTTAPGSTVAPFGRHLAFGADPRTGMRISWQVPSAVRKPYLRIGARPDDLGERVEAEVRALHTPGVAGVRPAVEQYYVHATLDGLLPGTTYHYGVGHDGFDPADPRHRFTLASFRTAPANPETFVFTAFGDQGVGRAAAANDQVLLRRKPAFHLHAGDICYADVNGRGRTSDGYDPTFWDRFFEQNEPVAGSVPWMVTTGNHDMEAWYSPDGYGGQLARFSLPETGFDPRGAPGVYAFTYGNVGFVALDANDVSYEIPANFGYTEGKQTAWLNRRLGELRAAEGVDFVVVFFHHCAYSTSAHASDGGIRAEWLPLFTEHQVDLVINGHNHVYERTDAIRNGEVGRPVPIGGSTDPARDGIVYVTAGGGGKDLYGFPAGAQESYEGHVREHESVDTFQWTKSRHARPETVEWSRVRYRGFSFLSVEAESGAAPRLKVSALAQRGERIDHFEVRRGG; via the coding sequence ATGAGCATGGCGGAGCAGTACGAGTACCTGCGCACGAAGCTGTCCCGGCGCCGCACGCTGGTGACCGCGGGCGCGGTGGCGGGCGGGCTGCTGACGGGCTGCTCGGGGGCGCAGGGTTCCTCCGCGCCGACGCGCTCGGTCTCCCCGCTCACGACGGCCCCCGGCTCCACCGTCGCTCCCTTCGGCCGCCATCTCGCGTTCGGCGCCGATCCGCGGACGGGGATGCGGATCTCCTGGCAGGTGCCGTCCGCGGTGCGCAAGCCCTACCTGCGGATCGGCGCCCGGCCCGACGACCTGGGTGAGAGGGTCGAGGCCGAGGTGCGTGCCCTGCACACCCCGGGCGTCGCGGGTGTGCGGCCGGCGGTCGAGCAGTACTACGTGCACGCGACCCTGGACGGCCTGCTGCCCGGCACGACGTACCACTACGGCGTCGGCCACGACGGCTTCGACCCGGCCGACCCGCGGCACCGCTTCACCCTCGCCTCCTTCCGTACGGCACCGGCGAACCCGGAGACCTTCGTGTTCACCGCCTTCGGCGACCAGGGCGTGGGACGGGCCGCGGCCGCCAACGACCAGGTGCTGCTGCGCCGGAAACCGGCCTTCCACCTGCACGCGGGCGACATCTGCTACGCCGACGTGAACGGGCGGGGCAGGACGTCGGACGGCTACGACCCCACGTTCTGGGACCGGTTCTTCGAGCAGAACGAACCGGTGGCCGGGTCCGTGCCGTGGATGGTGACGACCGGCAACCACGACATGGAGGCCTGGTACTCCCCCGACGGCTACGGCGGCCAACTGGCCCGATTCTCCCTCCCGGAGACCGGCTTCGATCCGCGTGGGGCGCCGGGCGTGTACGCGTTCACGTACGGCAACGTGGGCTTCGTGGCGCTGGACGCGAACGACGTGTCGTACGAGATCCCCGCCAACTTCGGCTACACGGAGGGGAAGCAGACGGCGTGGCTGAACCGCAGGCTCGGCGAGCTGCGGGCGGCGGAGGGCGTCGACTTCGTCGTCGTCTTCTTCCACCACTGCGCGTACTCGACCTCGGCGCACGCCTCCGACGGCGGGATCCGCGCCGAGTGGCTGCCGCTGTTCACCGAGCACCAGGTCGACCTGGTGATCAACGGCCACAACCACGTGTACGAGCGGACGGACGCCATCAGGAACGGTGAGGTGGGCCGGCCGGTGCCGATCGGCGGATCCACGGATCCGGCGCGGGACGGGATCGTGTACGTCACCGCGGGCGGGGGCGGCAAGGATCTGTACGGCTTTCCGGCGGGCGCACAGGAGAGTTACGAGGGGCACGTGCGCGAGCACGAGTCCGTCGACACCTTCCAGTGGACGAAGTCGCGCCACGCCAGGCCGGAGACGGTGGAGTGGTCGCGGGTGCGCTACCGGGGCTTCTCCTTCCTCTCGGTGGAGGCGGAGAGCGGCGCGGCCCCGAGGCTGAAGGTTTCGGCGCTCGCGCAGAGGGGCGAGCGCATCGACCATTTCGAGGTGCGGCGCGGCGGGTGA
- a CDS encoding 3-isopropylmalate dehydrogenase, which produces MSRSINLAVIPGDGIGQEVVAEGLKVLSAVLPQDVKLETKEYDFGAKRYHATGETLTDADLDSLKKHDAILLGAIGDPSVPSGVLERGFLLKLRFAFDHHVNLRPSKLLPGVATPLAGEPQIDFVVVREGTEGPYTGNGGTIRKGTEHEVATEVSVNTAFGVERVVRDAFARAQARPRKKLALIHKNNVLTFAGHLWTNIFNKVAAEFPEVTTEYMHVDAATIYLVTQPERFDVIVTDNLFGDIITDLAAAVSGGIGVAASGNINPSGEFPSMFEPVHGSAPDIAGQGKADPTATVLSVALLLRHLGYEGEATRIEDAVSTDLAERGALRTRSTSEIGDALSVRVAG; this is translated from the coding sequence ATGTCTCGCAGCATCAATCTCGCAGTGATCCCCGGTGACGGCATCGGCCAGGAGGTCGTGGCCGAAGGCCTGAAGGTCCTCTCCGCCGTCCTTCCGCAGGATGTGAAGCTGGAGACCAAGGAGTACGACTTCGGCGCCAAGCGCTACCACGCCACCGGTGAGACCCTCACCGACGCCGACCTCGACTCCCTCAAGAAGCACGACGCCATCCTGCTCGGCGCGATCGGCGACCCGAGCGTCCCGTCCGGCGTCCTGGAGCGCGGCTTCCTGCTCAAGCTCCGCTTCGCCTTCGACCACCACGTCAACCTGCGTCCGTCGAAGCTCCTTCCGGGTGTCGCCACCCCGCTGGCCGGCGAGCCGCAGATCGACTTCGTCGTGGTCCGAGAGGGCACCGAGGGCCCGTACACCGGCAACGGCGGCACCATCCGCAAGGGCACCGAGCACGAGGTCGCCACCGAGGTCTCCGTCAACACCGCCTTCGGTGTGGAGCGCGTGGTCCGCGACGCGTTCGCCCGCGCCCAGGCTCGCCCCCGCAAGAAGCTCGCCCTGATCCACAAGAACAACGTGCTGACCTTCGCGGGTCACCTGTGGACCAACATCTTCAACAAGGTGGCCGCGGAGTTCCCCGAGGTCACCACGGAGTACATGCACGTGGACGCGGCGACCATCTACCTGGTCACGCAGCCTGAGCGGTTCGACGTGATCGTCACCGACAACCTCTTCGGCGACATCATCACCGACCTCGCCGCCGCCGTCTCCGGCGGCATCGGCGTCGCCGCGAGCGGGAACATCAACCCGTCCGGCGAGTTCCCGTCCATGTTCGAGCCCGTCCACGGCTCGGCCCCGGACATCGCCGGCCAGGGCAAGGCCGACCCGACCGCCACGGTCCTGTCCGTCGCCCTGCTCCTGCGCCACCTCGGCTACGAGGGCGAGGCCACCCGCATCGAGGACGCCGTCTCCACCGACCTCGCGGAGCGCGGCGCGCTGCGCACCCGCAGCACCTCCGAGATCGGCGACGCGCTCTCCGTACGAGTAGCCGGCTGA
- a CDS encoding YdeI family protein: protein MTLGTPHAVAFETAAHLDAWLTAHPASRPGLWVKVARKGSGIASVTAAEVNDLALCHGWITGQRKGVDDSYFLQKITPRRPGSLWSMVNVRRVEELTAAGRMRPGGLAEVAAARADGRWAAAYVSQKDADVPEDLAAALAGRPRAKAVFDGLGRTDRYLAMLGLLRARTPQSRAAQLAAAVAKLEATAAGHAERPLSGTGE from the coding sequence ATGACACTGGGCACCCCGCACGCCGTCGCCTTCGAGACCGCGGCCCACCTGGACGCGTGGCTGACCGCCCACCCCGCTTCCCGTCCCGGCCTCTGGGTCAAGGTGGCCAGGAAGGGGTCGGGCATCGCCTCCGTCACCGCCGCAGAGGTCAATGACCTGGCCCTGTGCCACGGGTGGATCACCGGTCAGCGCAAGGGGGTCGACGACTCGTACTTCCTGCAGAAGATCACTCCGCGCAGGCCCGGCAGCCTCTGGTCGATGGTCAATGTGCGGAGGGTCGAGGAGCTGACCGCGGCCGGCCGGATGCGGCCCGGCGGGCTCGCGGAGGTCGCGGCCGCGCGGGCGGACGGGCGGTGGGCGGCGGCGTACGTGTCGCAGAAGGACGCCGACGTCCCAGAGGACCTCGCCGCGGCGCTGGCGGGCAGGCCGCGCGCCAAGGCCGTCTTCGACGGGCTCGGGCGGACCGATCGGTACCTTGCGATGTTGGGCCTGCTCCGGGCCCGGACCCCGCAGAGTCGGGCGGCGCAGCTCGCGGCTGCGGTCGCGAAGCTGGAGGCCACCGCCGCCGGACACGCCGAGCGCCCGCTCTCCGGCACGGGGGAGTAG
- a CDS encoding branched-chain amino acid aminotransferase produces the protein MTTPTIELKPSASPLSSAEREAILANPGFGRHFTDHMVTIKWTEGRGWHDGQLVPYAPISLDPATMVLHYAQEIFEGLKAYRRPDGSVATFRPDKNAKRFQASARRLAMPELPVETFIEACDVLVRQDKAWVPAHGGEESLYLRPFMIATEVGLGVKPANEYLFMVIASPAGAYFAGGVKPVSIWVSEDRVRAVPGGMGDAKTGGNYAASLLAQAEAAGKGCDQVCYLDAVEHTWVEELGGMNLYFVYDNKIVTPSLTGSILEGVTRDSLLSVARDLGYEAEEGRVSIDQWQRDSENGTLTEVFACGTAAVITPVGTVKREGAEWKQSGGEPGEVTLKLRQALLDIQRGTAEDKHGWMHELG, from the coding sequence ATGACGACGCCCACGATCGAGCTCAAGCCCTCCGCCAGCCCGCTCTCCAGCGCGGAGCGCGAGGCGATCCTCGCCAACCCCGGGTTCGGCCGACACTTCACCGACCACATGGTGACGATCAAGTGGACGGAGGGCCGCGGTTGGCACGACGGCCAGCTCGTGCCGTACGCGCCGATCTCCCTCGACCCGGCCACGATGGTCCTCCACTACGCACAGGAGATCTTCGAGGGTCTGAAGGCCTACCGCCGTCCCGACGGGTCCGTCGCCACCTTCCGCCCGGACAAGAACGCCAAGCGCTTCCAGGCCTCCGCCCGCCGCCTGGCCATGCCCGAGCTGCCGGTCGAGACGTTCATCGAGGCGTGCGACGTACTGGTCCGGCAGGACAAGGCGTGGGTGCCGGCGCACGGCGGCGAGGAGTCCCTCTACCTGCGCCCCTTCATGATCGCCACGGAGGTCGGCCTGGGCGTGAAGCCGGCCAACGAGTACCTCTTCATGGTCATCGCGTCCCCGGCCGGCGCGTACTTCGCCGGCGGCGTCAAGCCGGTCTCCATCTGGGTCTCCGAGGACCGCGTCCGCGCGGTGCCCGGTGGCATGGGCGACGCCAAGACGGGCGGCAACTACGCGGCCTCCCTCCTCGCCCAGGCCGAGGCCGCCGGCAAGGGCTGCGACCAGGTCTGCTACCTCGACGCGGTCGAGCACACGTGGGTCGAGGAACTCGGCGGCATGAACCTGTACTTCGTGTACGACAACAAGATCGTCACCCCGTCGCTGACCGGCTCCATCCTCGAGGGCGTCACCCGTGACTCCCTCCTCAGCGTCGCCCGCGACCTCGGCTACGAGGCCGAGGAGGGCCGCGTCTCCATCGACCAGTGGCAGCGGGACTCCGAGAACGGCACGCTGACCGAGGTCTTCGCCTGCGGCACGGCGGCCGTGATCACCCCCGTCGGCACGGTCAAGCGAGAGGGCGCCGAGTGGAAGCAGTCGGGCGGCGAGCCCGGCGAGGTCACACTGAAGCTGCGCCAGGCGCTGCTGGACATCCAGCGCGGCACGGCCGAGGACAAGCACGGCTGGATGCACGAGCTGGGCTGA
- a CDS encoding serine protease: MKRLLTALKRCAAVGAAALAIASLQPVSAAQAAPQPVVGGTRAAQGEFPFMVRLSMGCGGALYTQQIVLTAAHCVGATGNNTSITATAGVVDLQSTSGRVQVKSTKVYRAPGYNGNGKDWALIKLAAPINLPTLKIATTTQYNTGTFTVAGWGAATEGGGQQRYMLKANVPFVSDATCRSYSGYSGLIASDEICAGYAAGGVDTCQGDSGGPMFRRDANNAWIQVGIVSWGIGCARPNAPGVYTEVSTFASAIASAASTL, translated from the coding sequence TTGAAGAGACTCCTCACGGCCCTCAAGAGATGCGCGGCCGTCGGCGCCGCCGCCCTCGCGATCGCCAGCCTTCAGCCCGTCTCGGCCGCGCAGGCCGCCCCGCAGCCCGTCGTCGGCGGAACCCGTGCCGCGCAGGGCGAGTTCCCGTTCATGGTCCGGCTCTCCATGGGCTGCGGCGGCGCGCTCTACACCCAGCAGATCGTGCTCACCGCCGCGCACTGCGTGGGCGCGACCGGCAACAACACCAGCATCACCGCCACGGCCGGTGTCGTGGACCTCCAGTCCACCAGTGGCCGCGTGCAGGTGAAGTCCACCAAGGTCTACCGGGCACCCGGTTACAACGGCAACGGCAAGGACTGGGCGCTCATCAAGCTCGCCGCGCCCATCAACCTGCCGACGCTGAAGATCGCCACGACGACGCAGTACAACACTGGCACGTTCACCGTCGCCGGGTGGGGCGCGGCCACCGAGGGCGGCGGTCAGCAGCGCTACATGCTCAAGGCCAACGTGCCGTTCGTGAGCGACGCCACGTGTCGTTCCTACAGCGGCTACAGCGGGCTCATCGCCAGCGACGAGATATGCGCCGGCTACGCGGCGGGCGGGGTCGACACCTGCCAGGGCGACTCCGGCGGACCGATGTTCCGTCGGGACGCGAACAACGCGTGGATCCAGGTCGGCATCGTCAGCTGGGGCATAGGCTGCGCCCGGCCCAACGCGCCCGGGGTCTACACCGAGGTCTCCACCTTCGCCTCGGCGATCGCGTCGGCGGCGTCCACGCTCTGA
- a CDS encoding KamA family radical SAM protein: protein MSSAHHPAPPGSPRFRAFLPRDLDGLLRRVPLSATDRLALRAVSVVLPFRTNTYVVDELIDWSAGLDDPIFRLTFPQSGMLPAPDLRRMTDLLGREAPRAEIQRAAHEIRMRLNPHPSGQLDANVPVHEGRRLTGLQHKYPETVLIFPRQGQTCHAYCTYCFRWPQFVGESDLRIATDDTAATANYLRAHPEVTSALITGGDPMVMSTDVLRGYVEPLLEIDTIRSVRIGTKSLAFWPYRFVSDRDADDLLRLFEKVVASGRHLALMAHVTHPRELRPPVVRQAVRRVRDTGAVIRCQGPLVAGINDSADAWAELWDETTTLGAVPYYQFVERDTGPQGYFAVPLARGHAIFRDAYARVSGLARTVRGPVMSAMPGKVCVDGVAEVAGEKVFVLHLIQARDPQLVDRPFFAAYDEGATWFTDLKPAFGASRFLPGLEVG, encoded by the coding sequence ATGAGTTCAGCGCACCACCCCGCTCCCCCCGGGAGCCCCCGCTTCCGCGCCTTCCTGCCCCGTGATCTGGACGGTCTGCTGCGGCGCGTGCCCCTGTCCGCCACCGATCGCCTCGCCCTGCGGGCGGTGTCGGTGGTCCTGCCGTTCCGCACGAACACGTACGTCGTCGACGAGCTGATCGACTGGTCGGCCGGGCTCGACGATCCGATCTTCCGGCTCACCTTCCCGCAGTCCGGCATGCTGCCCGCGCCCGATCTGCGCCGCATGACGGATCTGCTGGGGCGGGAGGCGCCCAGGGCCGAGATCCAGCGCGCGGCCCACGAGATCCGGATGAGGCTCAACCCGCACCCCTCGGGCCAGCTCGACGCCAACGTCCCCGTGCACGAGGGCCGGCGCCTGACCGGGCTGCAGCACAAGTACCCCGAGACGGTGCTGATCTTCCCGCGCCAGGGGCAGACCTGCCACGCCTACTGCACGTACTGCTTCCGCTGGCCGCAGTTCGTCGGGGAGTCCGACCTGCGCATCGCCACCGACGACACCGCCGCCACCGCCAACTATCTGCGCGCCCACCCGGAGGTCACCAGCGCGCTGATCACGGGCGGGGACCCGATGGTCATGAGCACGGACGTGCTGCGCGGTTACGTCGAACCGCTGCTGGAGATCGACACGATCCGCTCGGTGCGCATCGGTACCAAGTCGCTCGCCTTCTGGCCGTACCGCTTCGTCTCCGACCGGGACGCCGACGATCTGCTCAGGCTCTTCGAGAAGGTGGTGGCGAGCGGCCGTCACCTCGCGCTGATGGCCCATGTCACGCATCCGCGGGAACTGCGGCCGCCGGTCGTACGCCAGGCAGTGCGACGCGTGCGCGACACGGGGGCCGTGATCCGCTGTCAGGGTCCTCTCGTCGCCGGTATCAACGACAGCGCGGACGCCTGGGCCGAACTGTGGGACGAGACGACCACGCTGGGGGCGGTGCCGTACTACCAGTTCGTGGAGCGGGACACGGGGCCCCAGGGCTACTTCGCGGTGCCGCTGGCCCGCGGCCATGCGATCTTCCGCGATGCCTACGCCCGGGTGTCCGGCCTCGCGCGCACCGTGCGCGGACCGGTCATGTCGGCGATGCCCGGCAAGGTCTGTGTGGACGGCGTCGCCGAAGTGGCCGGGGAGAAGGTCTTCGTGCTGCACCTGATCCAGGCGCGCGACCCGCAACTGGTCGACCGGCCGTTCTTCGCCGCGTACGACGAGGGCGCCACCTGGTTCACGGACCTGAAGCCGGCGTTCGGCGCGAGCCGGTTCCTCCCGGGGCTGGAGGTGGGCTGA